In Saccharolobus solfataricus, a genomic segment contains:
- a CDS encoding 50S ribosomal protein L32e produces MTEGRIQSYRKKIYVIRQKLKAKKPKFLRYDSDKFYRLGRQEKWRRPYGRDNKTRLKVRGFPAIVSVGYRLPKKVRGFHPSGLRQVIVHNVNELVKVQNQKDNVIVTISSSVGFKKRLEILNKARELGLKVSNEGVVT; encoded by the coding sequence ATGACCGAAGGAAGAATTCAGTCGTATAGGAAAAAGATTTATGTAATAAGGCAGAAGCTTAAGGCAAAGAAGCCTAAGTTCTTGCGGTATGATTCTGATAAGTTCTACAGATTAGGAAGACAAGAAAAATGGAGAAGACCATATGGAAGAGATAATAAGACTAGATTGAAAGTTAGGGGATTCCCAGCAATAGTGAGTGTAGGTTATAGATTACCTAAAAAGGTTAGGGGATTCCACCCAAGTGGATTAAGGCAAGTTATAGTTCATAATGTTAATGAACTAGTTAAGGTTCAGAACCAAAAGGACAACGTTATTGTAACTATATCTTCTTCAGTTGGTTTTAAAAAGAGGCTTGAAATTCTAAATAAAGCTAGGGAATTGGGTCTGAAAGTAAGTAATGAGGGTGTAGTTACATGA